From Saccharothrix espanaensis DSM 44229, the proteins below share one genomic window:
- the wecB gene encoding non-hydrolyzing UDP-N-acetylglucosamine 2-epimerase — MESVTLVCGTRPELIKLAPLIRLFGPRAVVVYTGQHYDRTMYELIRRDIAEPGGFHEFALGGTRRGTQLGLAVKAVDDVLAAHRTAAVVVQGDTTSALAGALAANANDVPLVHVEAGLRSFDRAMPEEHNRVAIDHLADLCCAPTPLNRANLLAENIPADRVEVTGNTVVEALEAALPDVGAETAVQSAHGLRRDHYAVATIHRPENVDDPANLETVLRELAALPLTVVLPLHPRTAKRVQDFGLGALLHGLRVLPPQGYPEFLALVAGAAVVVSDSGGIQEEVSVLKRPVVVVRRSTERPEIEGTFGTLVPPGPRIGTEVARWLDDVAGHRARLAAVPSPYGTGSPAVRIAAALEELVDQRPGVLLPVG, encoded by the coding sequence GTGGAATCCGTCACGCTGGTGTGCGGCACGCGTCCCGAGCTGATCAAGCTCGCCCCGCTCATCAGGCTGTTCGGCCCGCGCGCGGTGGTCGTCTACACCGGACAGCACTACGACCGCACGATGTACGAGCTGATCCGCCGCGACATCGCGGAACCGGGCGGCTTCCACGAGTTCGCGCTCGGCGGCACGCGCCGGGGCACGCAGCTCGGCCTCGCCGTCAAGGCGGTCGACGACGTGCTCGCCGCGCACCGCACCGCGGCCGTCGTGGTGCAGGGCGACACGACCTCCGCGCTCGCCGGCGCGTTGGCGGCCAACGCCAACGACGTGCCGCTGGTGCACGTCGAAGCGGGCCTGCGCAGCTTCGACCGGGCCATGCCCGAGGAGCACAACCGGGTCGCCATCGACCACCTGGCCGACCTGTGCTGCGCGCCGACCCCGCTCAACCGCGCCAACCTGCTGGCCGAGAACATCCCGGCGGACCGGGTCGAGGTCACCGGCAACACGGTCGTGGAGGCGCTGGAGGCCGCGCTGCCCGACGTCGGGGCGGAAACCGCCGTGCAGTCCGCGCACGGGCTGCGCCGCGACCACTACGCCGTGGCCACCATCCACCGCCCGGAGAACGTGGACGACCCGGCGAACCTGGAGACCGTGCTGCGCGAACTGGCCGCGCTGCCGTTGACCGTCGTGCTGCCGCTGCACCCGCGCACCGCCAAGCGGGTGCAGGACTTCGGCCTCGGCGCGCTGCTGCACGGCCTGCGCGTGCTGCCGCCGCAGGGCTACCCCGAGTTCCTCGCGCTGGTCGCCGGCGCGGCCGTCGTGGTGTCGGACTCGGGCGGCATCCAGGAGGAGGTCAGCGTCCTCAAGCGACCGGTCGTGGTGGTCCGGCGCAGCACCGAGCGCCCGGAGATCGAGGGCACGTTCGGCACGCTCGTGCCGCCCGGCCCGCGGATCGGGACCGAGGTCGCCCGGTGGCTGGACGACGTGGCGGGCCACCGGGCCCGCCTCGCCGCCGTCCCGTCGCCGTACGGCACGGGCTCACCCGCGGTGCGGATCGCCGCCGCCCTGGAGGAGCTGGTCGACCAGCGCCCCGGCGTGCTCCTCCCCGTCGGGTGA
- a CDS encoding DUF4232 domain-containing protein: MIGRVVPAVLLLAVSACGAEPAPPAPGTGLPDRNSAASTCPEGGAEISALNGEAAMGLRVLTLEMRNCGTETLRIDGYPDVRLLDEDGQPLEVRVEHGSAAISRIDSFEVPPAGFALGPGDRATAGVVWRNTYDDTTHPPQVGAKIDIAPLAGLPRQVFTPRLGPDGGTPSPDSPATTIDLGSTGRIGLSPWRAPEGQGDRPRP; encoded by the coding sequence GTGATCGGTCGAGTGGTTCCCGCCGTGCTCCTGCTCGCCGTTTCGGCGTGCGGCGCCGAACCCGCGCCACCCGCTCCCGGCACCGGCCTGCCCGACCGGAACTCGGCCGCGTCGACCTGCCCGGAGGGCGGCGCGGAGATCTCCGCGCTCAACGGCGAGGCGGCGATGGGCCTGCGGGTGCTGACGCTGGAGATGCGCAACTGCGGCACCGAGACCCTGCGCATCGACGGCTACCCGGACGTGCGACTGCTGGACGAGGACGGGCAGCCACTGGAGGTCCGGGTCGAGCACGGGTCGGCGGCCATCTCCCGGATCGACTCGTTCGAGGTGCCGCCGGCCGGGTTCGCCCTGGGCCCCGGCGACCGGGCGACCGCCGGCGTCGTGTGGCGCAACACCTACGACGACACCACCCACCCGCCGCAGGTCGGCGCGAAGATCGACATCGCGCCGCTGGCCGGGCTCCCGCGCCAGGTGTTCACGCCCCGGCTGGGCCCGGACGGCGGAACTCCGTCACCGGACTCCCCCGCCACCACGATCGACCTCGGCAGCACCGGGCGGATCGGGCTGAGCCCGTGGCGCGCGCCCGAGGGGCAGGGCGACCGCCCCCGCCCGTAG
- a CDS encoding sensor histidine kinase, with product MSLPRLRALSPAAVDVMLTVLVVAGQSAPFLFTTGRSGQPWTVLQFLPVVLASLPVLWRRRWPVLSLCATALGVATYSVVGGHGPEQPVWFGALLAFYTVADLSPRAIRLVTLAASAVGIVVVGGLLGSADTAIREAFLWGAAYALGRGAHVRRAYARVLEERAAILERERAAEGERATARERARIARDTHDILAHAVSVMVVQAEAGPVVVRAAPDRAVAAFDAIAAAGREAMAQLRRTLGLLTDDTANTADRAPLPAVDRVPELVAGVGPHVTLTTSGTRREPSARVDAAAYRIVQEALTNVVKHSTGDAAAVALEWTAAELVITVRDNGSPPAGTTPGHGLIGIRERAAACGGSASFTAAGDGFRVSARLPLDLR from the coding sequence ATGTCGTTGCCACGCCTGCGCGCGCTGTCACCCGCAGCGGTCGACGTCATGTTGACCGTGCTGGTGGTCGCGGGCCAGTCCGCCCCGTTCCTGTTCACCACCGGCCGCTCGGGCCAGCCATGGACGGTGCTGCAGTTCCTGCCGGTTGTGCTGGCCTCGCTGCCGGTGCTGTGGCGCAGGCGCTGGCCCGTCTTGTCGCTGTGCGCCACGGCGTTGGGTGTCGCCACGTACTCCGTCGTCGGTGGTCACGGCCCGGAGCAGCCGGTCTGGTTCGGCGCGCTGCTGGCGTTCTACACCGTCGCGGACCTGTCGCCGCGCGCCATCCGGCTGGTCACGCTCGCCGCGTCGGCGGTCGGGATCGTGGTCGTCGGCGGACTGCTCGGGTCGGCGGACACCGCGATCCGCGAGGCGTTCCTGTGGGGCGCGGCCTACGCGCTGGGACGCGGCGCGCACGTCCGCCGCGCCTACGCCCGCGTGCTGGAGGAGCGCGCGGCGATCCTGGAACGCGAGCGCGCGGCCGAGGGCGAGCGCGCCACCGCGCGGGAACGGGCCCGGATCGCCCGCGACACCCACGACATCCTCGCCCACGCGGTCAGCGTGATGGTGGTGCAGGCCGAGGCCGGGCCGGTGGTGGTGCGCGCCGCACCGGACCGGGCGGTCGCCGCGTTCGACGCCATCGCCGCCGCCGGGCGCGAGGCCATGGCGCAGTTGCGCCGCACGCTCGGCCTGCTCACCGACGACACCGCCAACACCGCCGACCGCGCGCCGCTGCCGGCGGTGGACCGGGTGCCCGAACTGGTGGCGGGCGTCGGGCCGCACGTCACCCTCACCACGAGCGGCACCCGCCGCGAGCCGTCCGCCCGGGTGGACGCGGCGGCGTACCGGATCGTGCAGGAGGCGCTGACCAACGTGGTCAAGCACAGCACCGGCGACGCGGCGGCCGTCGCCCTGGAGTGGACCGCGGCGGAGCTGGTGATCACCGTGCGGGACAACGGTTCCCCGCCCGCCGGGACCACTCCCGGCCACGGCCTGATCGGCATCCGGGAACGCGCGGCGGCGTGCGGCGGCTCGGCGTCGTTCACCGCCGCCGGCGACGGGTTCCGGGTGTCGGCCCGGTTGCCGCTGGACCTCCGGTGA
- a CDS encoding lysyl oxidase family protein, whose amino-acid sequence MIRKFKAAAAAALTAVVLGAPASEGPLLPDLRQAPVGCPGGFSGNPDKCEAWDVCAVAERYAANGTCLGSGRAAGVRLRFTTSVDNVGDGPLLIYGKRDSTATQTMSARQAFQSAGDRSIPGSYDEARNPIPATMYYEPAPAHTHWHLMDFERFQLRAPDGTTLVLDRKNGFCLGDRYTVRDAADLPSRPRDPDSPEGLLAEFLRENRCRHHEPRALDVVEGISVGAGDDYKYDVDYQWLDLTDVPSGVYDVVNLVNVDRSFLEKDYGNNASSMAISIQWPGGGARPSVITKPPKVQLLRNCPGQERCAQP is encoded by the coding sequence GTGATCAGGAAATTCAAGGCCGCGGCGGCCGCCGCGCTGACCGCGGTGGTGCTGGGCGCACCCGCATCAGAGGGGCCGCTGCTGCCGGATCTGAGACAGGCGCCGGTCGGCTGCCCCGGCGGGTTCTCCGGCAACCCGGACAAGTGCGAGGCGTGGGACGTCTGCGCGGTCGCCGAGCGGTACGCCGCGAACGGGACCTGCCTGGGGTCCGGGCGCGCCGCCGGGGTGCGGCTGAGGTTCACCACGTCGGTCGACAACGTCGGCGACGGGCCGCTGCTCATCTACGGCAAGCGCGACTCGACGGCGACCCAGACGATGAGCGCGCGGCAGGCGTTCCAGTCCGCGGGGGACAGGTCGATCCCGGGCTCCTACGACGAGGCCCGCAACCCGATCCCGGCCACGATGTACTACGAGCCGGCCCCCGCGCACACGCACTGGCACCTGATGGACTTCGAGCGCTTCCAGCTCCGCGCGCCGGACGGCACGACACTGGTGCTCGACCGCAAGAACGGCTTCTGCCTGGGCGACCGCTACACCGTGCGCGACGCGGCCGACCTGCCGAGCCGCCCGCGCGACCCGGACAGCCCGGAGGGCCTGCTCGCGGAGTTCCTGCGGGAGAACCGGTGCCGCCACCACGAGCCGCGCGCGCTGGACGTGGTGGAGGGCATCTCGGTCGGTGCGGGCGACGACTACAAGTACGACGTCGACTACCAGTGGCTGGACCTGACCGACGTGCCCTCGGGCGTGTACGACGTGGTGAACCTGGTCAACGTCGACCGCAGCTTCCTGGAGAAGGACTACGGCAACAACGCCTCGTCCATGGCGATCTCGATCCAGTGGCCGGGCGGGGGCGCGCGCCCGTCGGTGATCACGAAACCGCCGAAGGTCCAACTGCTGCGCAACTGCCCCGGCCAGGAGCGCTGCGCCCAGCCGTGA
- a CDS encoding AfsR/SARP family transcriptional regulator — MLSGIRYAALGPLTAWRADRKIELGWAKQQAVLGVMLLELNRPVPLSRIIDGVWGERGPRDARNAVQTYISRLRRVLRVPQTPGPLVFTEGGYLLQGDPSDLDVMVFDQHLDTAHARYRDNDVRAGAEHVDAALALWRGEPFSGLGGPLLDAERRRLRERHLSALELHARISLDLGRTAESVADLTRLVAANPLEERLSALLMLALYRAGGRAAALEVFQSTRRRLADELGVDPGDEIQALHERILRGDAGLAAPAARPRTPNTLPRDVADFTGREPELDRLLTVDRRAANPTASVVWAIDGPPGVGKSALAVHAAYRLVGRYPDAQLYVDLRGHVAGHRPVEPAAALDTLLRALGVPGERIPAELDARAGLWRAELADRAVLVVLDDAVDAEQVRPLLPGTGRSLTLVTSRPRLVDLAASRTLSLDVLPEEHAVRLFARIVDDGRPADEPDSVTEAVALCGRLPLAIRLAAARLGTRPAWTVAHLTGRLRRDRLDAVTAAFTLSYENLTVEQRRLFRLVGLHPGPDFDVPAAAALADRDEDTAERLLENLVDVHLIGQHRAGRYRFHDLVREFARDAAHRNEAETDRRAAARRLAEHYTRAAEDAMHSLAPREQDPADYDHADHDHADYDRALAWLDTERANLLVATQPRAIAPVLHRYLHLRSLVAEALTVDTWALAAVHDPAEEGAAWQRLGADHHRLGHHEQARDCQERAKSIFTELGDRDRVAETLRELGVLHGLSGRPAAAVEANREALAIVRELGNRVGEVDALTNIGSAYRRLGEYDRALEHLGEALALARSVGHRVGEGVALCELGATQTGMGRHEEALDDHRRALAMARRNGHRLDEGHSLTRIGVVHLRLGECPEALDHLSRGLAAARRDGFRTGEGEALLALGETHLRLGLPEEAADSYRRALAVARETGDRCQEVQALAGLGRAEPTSARDNWERALALHETMDVPGADELRAALAALN; from the coding sequence TTGTTGTCAGGCATCCGCTACGCCGCACTGGGCCCGTTGACGGCCTGGCGGGCCGACCGGAAGATCGAGCTCGGCTGGGCGAAGCAGCAGGCCGTGCTCGGCGTGATGCTGCTCGAACTCAACCGGCCGGTGCCGCTGAGCCGGATCATCGACGGCGTGTGGGGCGAGCGCGGCCCGCGCGACGCGCGCAACGCCGTGCAGACCTACATCAGCCGGCTGCGCCGCGTGCTGCGGGTGCCGCAGACCCCGGGACCACTGGTGTTCACCGAGGGCGGCTACCTGCTCCAGGGCGACCCGTCCGACCTCGACGTGATGGTGTTCGACCAGCACCTGGACACCGCGCACGCCCGCTACCGGGACAACGACGTGCGGGCCGGCGCGGAGCACGTCGACGCGGCCCTCGCGCTGTGGCGCGGCGAGCCGTTCAGCGGACTGGGCGGCCCGCTGCTCGACGCCGAGCGCCGCCGGCTGCGCGAACGGCACCTCAGCGCGCTGGAGCTGCACGCCCGGATCAGCCTCGACCTCGGCCGCACGGCGGAGAGCGTCGCCGACCTGACCCGGCTGGTCGCCGCGAACCCGCTGGAGGAACGGCTCAGCGCGCTGCTCATGCTCGCCCTGTACCGGGCGGGCGGTCGGGCCGCCGCGCTGGAGGTCTTCCAGAGCACCCGCCGCCGGCTGGCCGACGAGCTCGGGGTCGACCCCGGCGACGAGATCCAGGCGCTGCACGAGCGGATCCTGCGCGGCGACGCCGGTCTGGCCGCCCCGGCCGCCCGCCCGCGCACCCCCAACACGCTGCCCCGCGACGTCGCCGACTTCACCGGCCGCGAACCGGAGCTGGACCGGCTGCTGACCGTCGACCGGCGGGCCGCGAACCCGACCGCGTCGGTGGTGTGGGCGATCGACGGGCCGCCCGGCGTCGGCAAGTCGGCGCTGGCCGTGCACGCCGCCTACCGGCTGGTCGGCCGCTACCCCGACGCGCAGCTCTACGTCGACCTGCGCGGGCACGTCGCGGGCCACCGGCCGGTCGAGCCGGCCGCCGCGCTGGACACCCTGCTGCGCGCGCTGGGCGTGCCCGGCGAGCGGATCCCGGCGGAGTTGGACGCCCGCGCCGGCCTCTGGCGGGCCGAGCTCGCCGACCGGGCCGTGCTGGTCGTGCTGGACGACGCGGTGGACGCCGAGCAGGTCCGGCCGCTGCTGCCGGGCACCGGCCGCTCGCTGACCCTGGTCACCAGCAGACCCCGGCTGGTGGACCTGGCGGCGTCCCGGACGCTGTCGCTGGACGTGCTGCCCGAGGAGCACGCGGTGCGGCTGTTCGCCCGGATCGTGGACGACGGGCGGCCCGCCGACGAGCCGGACTCGGTGACCGAGGCGGTGGCCCTGTGCGGCCGGCTGCCGCTGGCGATCCGGCTGGCCGCCGCCCGCTTGGGCACCCGGCCCGCGTGGACCGTGGCGCACCTGACCGGGCGGCTGCGCCGGGACCGGCTGGACGCGGTGACCGCCGCGTTCACCCTGTCCTACGAGAACCTCACCGTCGAGCAGCGCCGGCTGTTCCGGCTGGTCGGCCTGCACCCCGGCCCGGACTTCGACGTGCCCGCCGCCGCCGCGCTGGCCGACCGGGACGAGGACACCGCCGAGCGCCTGCTGGAGAACCTGGTCGACGTGCACCTGATCGGCCAGCACCGGGCGGGCCGCTACCGGTTCCACGACCTGGTCCGCGAGTTCGCCCGGGACGCGGCCCACCGCAACGAGGCCGAGACCGACCGGCGGGCCGCGGCGCGCCGGCTGGCCGAGCACTACACCCGGGCCGCCGAGGACGCGATGCACAGCCTCGCGCCGCGCGAGCAGGACCCCGCCGACTACGACCACGCCGATCACGACCACGCCGACTACGACCGCGCGCTGGCGTGGCTGGACACCGAGCGGGCCAACCTGCTGGTCGCCACCCAGCCGCGGGCGATCGCGCCGGTGCTGCACCGGTACCTGCACCTGCGCAGCCTGGTGGCCGAGGCGCTGACCGTGGACACCTGGGCGCTGGCCGCCGTGCACGACCCGGCCGAGGAGGGCGCGGCGTGGCAGCGCCTGGGCGCGGACCACCACCGGCTGGGCCACCACGAACAGGCGCGGGACTGCCAGGAGCGGGCGAAGTCGATCTTCACCGAGCTGGGCGACCGGGACCGGGTGGCCGAGACCCTGCGCGAGCTGGGCGTGCTGCACGGGCTGTCCGGCCGGCCCGCGGCGGCCGTCGAGGCGAACCGGGAGGCGCTGGCGATCGTCCGCGAGCTGGGCAACCGGGTGGGCGAGGTGGACGCGCTGACCAACATCGGCTCGGCCTACCGGCGGCTGGGCGAGTACGACCGGGCGCTGGAGCACCTGGGCGAGGCGCTGGCGCTGGCCCGGTCGGTCGGCCACCGGGTCGGCGAGGGCGTCGCGCTGTGCGAGCTGGGCGCGACGCAGACCGGGATGGGCCGGCACGAGGAGGCGCTCGACGACCACCGCCGGGCGCTGGCCATGGCCCGCCGCAACGGCCACCGGTTGGACGAGGGCCACTCGCTGACCAGGATCGGCGTGGTCCACCTGCGCCTGGGCGAGTGCCCGGAGGCGCTGGACCACCTGAGCCGGGGCCTGGCGGCGGCCCGCCGCGACGGCTTCCGCACCGGCGAGGGCGAGGCGCTGCTGGCCCTGGGCGAGACGCACCTGCGCCTGGGCCTGCCGGAGGAGGCCGCCGACAGCTACCGCCGCGCGCTGGCCGTGGCCCGCGAGACCGGCGACCGCTGCCAGGAGGTGCAGGCGCTGGCGGGCCTGGGCCGGGCCGAGCCGACCTCCGCCCGGGACAACTGGGAGCGCGCGCTGGCCCTGCACGAGACGATGGACGTGCCCGGCGCCGACGAACTCCGCGCCGCCCTGGCCGCCCTGAACTGA
- a CDS encoding FAD-dependent oxidoreductase: MAAVERRRDLVGEERVLDVETGLRGMRVVVLGGGICGLALAHRLGRAGAVVELVEGGDQLGGLGTFFPWRERWVERFYHCVMPTDDDLLELLDEVGVRERVQWRPTRMGMVVDGRHFPFNTPWDLLRFTPLRPHERVRFGLVSLLLRRLGKGKDLDRLRTEDWLRGVYGDRIWELLLAPMFGSKFGASFGDVPALYLWQRLGRESNVSVRGYPEGGYHGLIDALRVSIERSGGVVRTSSPVTRVTAGGAVTLASGEVRTADRVISTLPLPTLRSIADDELARALPDVRLPYQGVVNALFFLKRPLTGHYWAPVVRSGTEFDGVIEMSALAGEVDGRHLVYVMRYTDRDSALYREDDGRIAARWTDQLVGLYPDLTPADVDDVRVFKAPFVEPVYPLGYLAQQPPVVVEGTPLLLATTAHVYPSVTSWNSSVGLANRVVGLLDDAVRPGSPDGEEHAGALVDQLLQGGGDPHRG, translated from the coding sequence ATGGCAGCGGTGGAGCGGAGGCGGGACCTGGTGGGCGAGGAGAGGGTGCTGGACGTGGAGACGGGGTTGCGCGGGATGCGGGTGGTCGTGCTGGGCGGTGGGATCTGCGGGTTGGCGCTGGCCCACCGGCTGGGTCGGGCGGGCGCGGTGGTGGAGCTGGTCGAGGGCGGTGACCAGCTCGGCGGGCTGGGCACGTTCTTCCCGTGGCGGGAGCGGTGGGTCGAGCGGTTCTACCACTGCGTGATGCCCACCGACGACGACCTGCTGGAGCTGCTCGACGAGGTCGGGGTGCGCGAGCGGGTCCAGTGGCGGCCGACCCGGATGGGCATGGTGGTGGACGGCCGGCACTTCCCGTTCAACACCCCGTGGGACCTGCTGCGGTTCACGCCGCTGCGGCCGCACGAGCGGGTCCGGTTCGGGCTGGTGTCGCTGCTGCTGCGCCGGCTGGGCAAGGGCAAGGACCTCGACCGGCTGCGGACCGAGGACTGGCTGCGCGGCGTCTACGGCGACCGGATCTGGGAGCTGCTGCTCGCGCCGATGTTCGGGTCGAAATTCGGCGCGTCGTTCGGGGACGTGCCCGCGCTGTACCTGTGGCAGCGCCTGGGCCGCGAGAGCAACGTCTCCGTGCGCGGCTACCCGGAAGGCGGCTACCACGGCCTGATCGACGCCCTGCGGGTGTCGATCGAGCGCTCCGGCGGCGTGGTGCGCACCTCCTCCCCCGTCACGCGGGTCACCGCCGGCGGCGCGGTCACGCTGGCCTCCGGCGAGGTGCGCACCGCCGACCGGGTGATCTCCACGCTGCCGCTGCCCACCCTGCGGTCGATCGCCGACGACGAGCTGGCGCGGGCGCTGCCCGACGTGCGCCTGCCGTACCAGGGCGTGGTGAACGCGCTGTTCTTCCTCAAGCGCCCGTTGACGGGCCACTACTGGGCGCCCGTGGTGCGGTCGGGCACCGAGTTCGACGGCGTGATCGAGATGTCCGCGCTCGCCGGCGAGGTCGACGGCCGGCACCTGGTGTACGTGATGCGCTACACCGACCGGGACTCCGCGCTCTACCGCGAGGACGACGGTCGGATCGCGGCGCGGTGGACCGACCAGCTCGTCGGCCTGTACCCGGACCTCACCCCCGCCGACGTCGACGACGTGCGGGTGTTCAAGGCCCCGTTCGTGGAACCGGTGTACCCCTTGGGCTACCTGGCGCAGCAGCCGCCGGTCGTGGTCGAGGGCACGCCGCTGCTGCTGGCCACCACGGCGCACGTCTACCCGTCGGTGACGAGCTGGAACTCCAGCGTGGGCCTGGCGAACCGCGTCGTCGGCCTGCTGGACGACGCGGTCCGACCCGGCTCACCCGACGGGGAGGAGCACGCCGGGGCGCTGGTCGACCAGCTCCTCCAGGGCGGCGGCGATCCGCACCGCGGGTGA
- a CDS encoding TlrC/CarA/OleB/SrmB family ABC-F type ribosomal protection protein: protein MRTAQPSQLTLHDVTKRYDDHVVLDRVTLTVKPGEKVGVIGDNGSGKSTLLALIAGRLTPDHGELTVTAPGGVGHLPQTLDLPPHATVADAVDLALADLRGLEARLRREEAAGLPDPNRYADLVERFEARGGYAADTRVDIALHGLGLPGLARDRPLGTLSGGERSRLALAATLASAPELLLLDEPTNDLDDEAVAWLEQHLARHRGTVVAITHDRVFLERVTATVLEVDEGRVTRHGDGFAGYLAAKAADRARRLREHEEWKADLARHRRLAESAVANLAAIPRKLPLAVFAAGPFRARGRGHGAMSRIRNAKERVARLTEHPVAPPPDPLRFTARITARITAESTAMTNAGAVTATEAAAGPAGGRPEWVAELHDVRVADRLHVSELTIRPGERLLVTGPNGAGKTTLVRVLAGELDPDQGLVSTPARVGHLRQEDVAGLPDLTVAEAFAHGRGHPQDQVDQLLALGLFAPRDLGLRLGELSYGQRRRVELARLVTEPVDLLLLDEPTNHLSPALVEDLEHALESYPGALVVVTHDRRTRARFAGTRLRLAAGAVAA, encoded by the coding sequence TTGCGCACCGCGCAACCGTCACAGCTGACCCTGCACGACGTCACCAAGCGCTACGACGACCACGTCGTGCTCGACCGCGTCACGCTCACCGTGAAGCCGGGGGAGAAGGTCGGCGTCATCGGCGACAACGGTTCGGGCAAGTCGACCCTGCTCGCGCTGATCGCGGGCCGGCTGACCCCCGACCACGGCGAGCTGACCGTCACCGCGCCCGGCGGCGTCGGCCACCTGCCGCAGACCCTCGACCTGCCGCCGCACGCGACCGTGGCGGACGCCGTCGACCTCGCCCTGGCCGACCTGCGCGGCCTGGAGGCACGGCTGCGCCGGGAGGAGGCCGCCGGCCTGCCCGACCCAAACCGCTACGCCGACCTGGTCGAGCGGTTCGAGGCGCGCGGCGGGTACGCGGCCGACACGCGGGTGGACATCGCCCTGCACGGCCTCGGCCTGCCGGGCCTGGCCCGCGACCGCCCGCTGGGCACGCTCTCCGGCGGCGAGCGGTCCCGGCTGGCGCTGGCCGCCACCCTGGCGTCCGCGCCGGAGCTGCTGCTGCTCGACGAGCCGACCAACGACCTGGACGACGAGGCCGTGGCGTGGCTGGAGCAGCACCTGGCGCGGCACCGGGGCACGGTCGTCGCGATCACCCACGACCGGGTGTTCCTGGAACGCGTCACCGCCACGGTGCTGGAGGTGGACGAGGGCCGGGTCACCCGCCACGGCGACGGCTTCGCCGGCTACCTGGCCGCCAAGGCCGCCGACCGGGCCCGCCGGCTGCGCGAGCACGAGGAGTGGAAGGCCGACCTGGCCCGGCACCGCAGGCTCGCCGAGTCCGCGGTGGCCAACCTCGCCGCGATCCCGCGCAAGCTGCCGCTGGCGGTGTTCGCCGCCGGTCCGTTCCGGGCGCGCGGACGCGGCCACGGCGCGATGAGCCGCATCCGCAACGCGAAGGAGAGGGTGGCCAGACTGACCGAGCACCCCGTCGCCCCGCCGCCGGACCCGCTCCGGTTCACCGCGCGCATCACCGCCCGGATCACCGCCGAGTCCACCGCGATGACGAACGCCGGTGCGGTGACGGCGACGGAGGCGGCCGCGGGCCCCGCCGGAGGGCGGCCGGAGTGGGTGGCCGAGTTGCACGACGTGCGGGTGGCCGACCGGCTGCACGTGTCCGAGCTGACCATCCGGCCCGGCGAGCGGCTGCTGGTCACCGGGCCGAACGGGGCGGGCAAGACCACCCTCGTGCGGGTGCTGGCGGGTGAGCTCGACCCGGACCAGGGCCTGGTCAGCACGCCGGCCCGGGTCGGCCACCTGCGGCAGGAGGACGTGGCCGGCCTGCCGGACCTGACCGTGGCGGAGGCGTTCGCGCACGGCCGCGGCCACCCGCAGGACCAGGTGGACCAGCTGCTCGCGCTGGGCCTGTTCGCGCCGCGCGACCTCGGGCTGCGGCTCGGCGAGCTGTCCTACGGGCAGCGCCGCCGGGTGGAGCTGGCCCGGCTGGTCACCGAGCCGGTCGACCTGCTGCTGCTCGACGAGCCGACCAACCACCTGTCACCAGCCCTGGTGGAGGACCTGGAGCACGCCCTGGAGTCCTACCCCGGCGCGCTGGTGGTGGTCACCCACGACCGCCGCACCCGGGCCCGGTTCGCCGGGACCCGGCTGCGGCTGGCGGCGGGGGCGGTCGCGGCGTGA
- a CDS encoding bifunctional 5,10-methylenetetrahydrofolate dehydrogenase/5,10-methenyltetrahydrofolate cyclohydrolase translates to MSATVLDGTAVSHSLLDATAARAAAFAASSGRTPTLATVLVGDDPASRTYVKMKRSRCAKVGIGSRAVELPASTTTEQLVAAISALSADPTVDGILLQHPVPAHVDERAAFEAIAPGKDVDGVTMHSFAAMAFGEPGFHSCTPGGILRLLDAYDLPLTGRRAVVIGRSPILGKPVGMLLLARDATVTYCHSRTADLAEAVREADVVVAAVGRPELVRGEWVKPGAVVVDAGYNPGNVGDVEHAAAAERAGHITPVPGGVGPMTIAVLLEQTVRAAEAGR, encoded by the coding sequence ATGTCGGCCACCGTTCTCGACGGCACCGCCGTGTCCCACTCTCTGCTCGACGCCACCGCCGCCCGCGCCGCCGCGTTCGCCGCGAGTTCGGGCCGCACCCCCACCCTGGCCACCGTGCTGGTCGGCGACGACCCCGCGTCGCGGACCTACGTGAAGATGAAGCGCTCCCGGTGCGCGAAGGTCGGCATCGGGTCGCGGGCCGTGGAACTGCCCGCCTCGACCACCACGGAGCAGCTGGTCGCCGCGATCTCCGCGCTGTCCGCCGACCCGACCGTGGACGGCATCCTGCTCCAGCACCCGGTGCCCGCGCACGTCGACGAGCGGGCCGCGTTCGAGGCGATCGCGCCGGGCAAGGACGTGGACGGCGTGACCATGCACAGCTTCGCCGCGATGGCGTTCGGCGAGCCCGGCTTCCACTCGTGCACCCCGGGCGGCATCCTGCGGCTGCTGGACGCCTACGACCTCCCGCTGACCGGGCGGCGCGCGGTCGTCATCGGCCGCAGCCCGATCCTGGGCAAGCCGGTCGGGATGCTCCTGCTGGCCCGCGACGCGACCGTGACCTACTGCCACTCGCGCACGGCCGACCTCGCCGAGGCGGTGCGCGAGGCGGACGTCGTGGTGGCCGCCGTGGGCCGGCCGGAGCTGGTGCGCGGCGAGTGGGTCAAGCCGGGCGCGGTGGTCGTGGACGCCGGGTACAACCCCGGCAACGTCGGGGACGTCGAGCACGCGGCGGCGGCCGAGCGCGCCGGGCACATCACGCCGGTGCCCGGCGGCGTCGGCCCGATGACCATCGCCGTGCTGCTGGAGCAGACCGTGCGGGCCGCCGAAGCCGGCCGCTGA